One genomic segment of Vespa velutina chromosome 10, iVesVel2.1, whole genome shotgun sequence includes these proteins:
- the LOC124952258 gene encoding carboxypeptidase D-like isoform X1 has protein sequence MDLRGIVLFIITATFVVSLNGLVLNLTNGPDEDFVNLRYTHYDELLALFNNLAKSYPNLARVFSIGKSVEERELLVLEISENVQERTLGKPMVKYVANMHGDESVGRELLVYLSQYLLHNYGKDERITRLVNRTDIFLMPSLNPDGFEKSQEGKCDSKEDFSGRENANYVDLNRDFPDQFDNKIRTGSNILQGRQEETIAMMTWIANEPFVLSGNLHGGAVVASYPYDSGIPKSCCIESISPDNELFKYLAHTYADNHPRMAAGNACPPEVFPGGVTNGAYWYEVVGGMQDYNYARSNAFEITFELSCCKYPPASSIPGHWQLNKESLIKYLEQAHIGIKGLVRDTEDQPVEDASIVVHGIDHNVTTTNRGEYWRLLLPGTYSVYATAWGYRPSELVNVTVRQNDPTVVNFTLKRRSFGEQATGNLEKVKEITRTTDEYGFLHHTEFKHHNYFAMEKYLKELNENYPNITRLHSIGRSVENRQLYVMEITKDPGKHSLSKPEVKYIGNMHGNEVVGRELLLLLLKYLCENYGRDKRVTRIVNTIRLHILPSMNPDGYEISKVGDIYGLKGRANAKGVDLNRNFPDLYVTNDYNKEQEPETRAVMNWIASIPFVLSANLHGGALVANYPYDNGPEPESNLPNPSPDNDVFKMLALTYSKAHPQMHLGEPCPPVTNKISGIKSLLEERFPDGITNGAAWYPVSGGMQDYNYLHSNDFELTLEVGCTKFPNASELPKFWLQNKESLLKFIEMSRKGVHGLVRSPIGGAISHAKISVDGIKHDIYTAEGGDYWRLLVPGNYNITVSAPGYETITQNITVLESDDLEGSEVTLDFTLMRDNPQDWSSAYDFGIFANLQNGYLKNSELSARFSQLENHQPNVAEFRAGDSLVNMAIHSLKITQNMGAPEENKFHIALIGGLFASQPVGREILLRLATHILMGNQIGNPPIKRILNNSVLHFIPGVDPGFDNVPNDCNPTVKDEIGEKLLSQNTNKTKEMDIITNAFRKMLLNEGYDVIIVLGGGSFSISYAKDELNVYKTLAENYDQTMHKEACGIKTNKEINIAEYIQREYNIPVININLSCCKYPAADIISTIWRGTLKPLMQLIQDLTSGIRAIITDDHGIPIREAVVKIGTKTYQLSRNMAYFKIILIPGDYVLTFFCTDYASKTLKVHVDEQSITDINIQMRKIKPGEVEYKQNKLSKQLSVINHILDNLNIKYPQLSTLHDIGKTRKNNQILSLEISAKTKEKRAGRPSIIFSAGISYGKPVTPKVLLQFASYLLDNYKNNEIITSYLDKLSIFIVPDLYPDLIKNDSCTPYISNDLSFPIHHELSNEAAMIIDWFKQINALLIVNLNIGSRHVEIPYGSQYSRIGKEIYESEDDQVLKALASTYTRYSLHNSAECDTKLNIKNNAIIHGGKGIAGIRGDSLLDYIYLNTSTLIMDVYIACCNTDDSMSVWQDNKDSLLAMIKEVSKGVQGYIINENNEPIDNAILSYDDSVHQIRSGTIGAYWILLPPGSHNITATASGYIQQTRLVSVPDINKFINLTFKLRRDESIFGLPRLVFIIIAGTVCLAIVVCGICICAICQSTQNSEKNYRRAYAFSLLKDGTSFFENDEKEIEIFRRPLNDSILKYEEKLRITKPYFDEDNASSSDDGSDLEFIRPEQECNDKVLQKT, from the exons ATGGACTTACGCGGTAtcgtactttttattattactgccACCTTTGTCGTGTCGCTCAATGGTCTTGTATTAAATCTTACGAATGGACCAGACGAAGATTTCGTAAATCTACGTTATACTCACTATGATGAACTGCTGGCGTTATTCAATAACTTGGCAAAATCATATCCAAATTTGGCTCGTGTTTTTTCAATAGGAAAATCggttgaagagagagaattattagTCCTGGAAATTTCAGAAAATGTACAGGAAAGAACACTTGGTAAGCCAATGGTGAAGTATGTCGCTAATATGCACGGTGATGAATCTGTGGGCAGGGAATTGCTGGTATATCTTTCTCAATATCTTTTGCATAACTATGGCAAAGATGAAAGAATTACACGACTAGTTAATAGAACGGATATTTTCCTTATGCCTTCTCTAAATCCTGATGGTTTTGAAAAATCGCAG GAAGGAAAATGTGATTCTAAAGAAGATTTTTCAGGTAGAGAAAATGCAAATTACGTAGACTTAAATCGAGATTTTCCAGatcaatttgataataaaattagaacaGGTAGTAATATATTACAAGGACGACAAGAAGAGACAATTGCTATGATGACATGGATTGCTAATGAACCATTTGTTTTATCTGGTAATTTACATGGGGGTGCTGTAGTTGCCAGCTATCCGTATGATTCTGG TATTCCTAAATCTTGCTGCATTGAAAGTATAAGTCCAGATAAtgagttatttaaatatttggcTCATACGTATGCAGATAATCATCCTCGAATGGCAGCAGGCAATGCATGTCCACCAGAAGTATTTCCAGGAGGTGTTACAAATGGAGCATATTG gtATGAGGTTGTTGGGGGTATGCAAGACTATAATTATGCTCGTTCTAATGCATTTGAAATAACATTTGAATTAAGTTGTTGCAAATATCCTCCTGCTTCATCAATCCCAGGCCATTGGCAGTTAAATAAAGAAtctcttattaaatatttggaaCAAGCTCATATTGGAATAAAAG gTTTGGTAAGGGATACAGAAGACCAACCTGTTGAAGATGCTAGCATTGTAGTTCACGGAATCGATCATAATGTCACAACTACAAATCGTGGAGAATACTGGCGTTTACTTCTACCTGGCACTTATTCTGTTTATGCAACTGCTTGGGG ATATAGACCAAGTGAACTAGTAAATGTAACTGTTAGACAGAATGATCCAACGGTCGTTAACTTTACATTAAAACGACGATCATTTGGTGAACAAG CTACAGGAAACTtggagaaagtaaaagaaattacaagaACAACTGACGAATATGGCTTTTTACATCATACAGAATTTAaacatcataattattttgcaatggaaaaatatttaaaggaaCTCAATGAAAACTATCCAAATATTACACGTCTTCATAGTATTGGTCGTTCAGTCGAAAATCGACAACTTTATGTTATGGAAATTACAAAGGATCCTGGAAAACATAGTTTGAGTAAACCtgaagtaaaatatattggaAACATGCATGGAAATGAAGTAGTTGGAAGAgaacttttattattgttactgaAATATTTGTGTGAAAATTAtggaagagataaaagagtaACTCGAATAGTTAATACAATTAGATTACATATATTACCAAGTATGAATCCTGATGGATATGAGATATCAAAAGTAGGTGATATATATGGTCTAAAAGGAAGAGCTAATGCAAAAGGTGTGGATCTCAATAGAAATTTTCCTGATCTCTATGTAACCAATGAT tATAATAAGGAACAGGAACCAGAGACTAGAGCAGTAATGAATTGGATTGCAAGTATTCCATTTGTACTCTCTGCAAATCTTCATGGAGGTGCTTTAGTTGCTAATTATCCATATGATAATGGACCAGAACCTGAATCTAATCTACCAAATCCAAGCCCTGACAATGATGTATTCAAAATGTTGGCACTGACGTATTCAAAAGCTCATCCACAAATGCATCTTGGTGAACCTTGTCCACctgtaacaaataaaatatctggTATAAAAAGTCTACTAGAGGAGCGATTTCCAGATGGAATTACTAATGGTGCAGCATGGTATCCTGTATCAGGTGGCATGcaagattataattatcttcatAGTAATGACTTCGAATTAACTTTAGAAGTGGGATGTACAAAGTTTCCAAATGCTAGCGAATTACCTAAATTTTGGTTACAAAACAAAGaatctcttttaaaatttattgaaatg TCACGTAAAGGTGTACATGGTTTAGTTCGTTCTCCCATCGGTGGTGCTATATCCCATGCAAAGATATCTGTAGATGGAATtaaacatgatatatatactgCAGAAGGTGGTGATTACTGGCGTCTTTTAGTACCAGGCAATTACAATATTACAGTAAGTGCTCCTGGATATGAAACTATTACACAAAATATAACTGTACTTGAAAGTGATGATCTTGAAGGTTCAGAAGTAACTCTAGATTTTACTCTAATGCGAGATAATCCTCAAGATTG GTCATCTGCATATGATTTTGGTATATTTGCAAATTTACAAAATggctatttaaaaaattcagaGTTAAGTGCTAGATTTAGTCAATTGGAAAATCATCAACCAAATGTGGCTGAATTTAGAGCTGGAGATTCATTAGTTAATATGGCAAttcattctttaaaaattacacAAAAT ATGGGAGCaccagaagaaaataaatttcatattgcTTTGATTGGAGGTTTATTTGCATCACAACCAGTAGGAAGAGAAATTTTACTACGTCTAGCAACCCATATTCTTATGGGTAATCAAATTGGCAATCCACCAATCaagagaatattaaataattcagttttacattttataccTGGTGTAGATCCAGGATTTGATAATGTTCCAAATGATTGTAATCCTACAGTTAAAGATGAAATAGGAGAAAAATTACTTTCACAGAATACTAATAAAACTAAAGAAATggatattattacaaatgcatttagaaaaatgttattaaatgaaGGTTATGATGTAATTATTGTATTAGGAGGTGGTTCCTTTAGTATCAG ttATGCAAAAGATGAATTAAATGTGTATAAAACATTGGCTGAAAATTATGATCAAACTATGCATAAAGAAGCTTGTGGTATTAAAactaacaaagaaataaatatagctGAATATATTCAAAGGGAATATAATATACCCGTT attaatatcaatttatcatGCTGCAAATATCCAGCTGCAGATATTATATCAACGATTTGGAGAGGAACTTTGAAGCCATTAATGCAACTTATTCAAGATCTTACAAGTGGTATTCGAGCAATTATTACGGATGATCATGGAATACCGATTAGAGAAGCTGTTGTTAAGATTGGTACAAAAACCTATCAGTTATCAAGAAATATGgcttattttaaaataatacttattcCTGGAGATTAtgtattaacatttttctgtACGGATTATGCGTCTAAAACTTTAAAAGTTCATGTTGATGAACAAAGTATAacagatataaatattcaaatgagaaagataaaaccTGGAGAAGTAGagtacaaacaaaataaactgAGTAAACAGTTAAGcgttataaatcatattttggacaatttaaacataaaatatcCACAATTATCAACATTACATGATATCggtaaaacgagaaaaaacaATCAGATTTTATCTTTAGAAATTAGTgccaaaacaaaagaaaaacgagcaGGACGACCTTCTATAATTTTCTCAGCTGGAATCTCTTATGGAAAACCAGTAACACCTAAAGTACTTTTACAATTTGCTTCTTATCttttagataattataaaaacaacgAAATTATTACAAGTTATTTAGACAAGCtatcaatatttattgttcCTGATTTATATCCAGATTTAATCAAGAACGATTCTTGTACCCCATATATTAGTAATGATTTATCATTCCCTATACATCATGAATTAAGCAATGAAGCAGCTATGATTATTGATTGGTTCAAACAGATTAATGCTCTTTTAatagtaaatttaaatattggaTCTCGGCATGTTGAAATACCATATGGAAGTCAATACAGTAGAATAGGcaaagaaatttatgaaagtGAAGATGACCAAGTACTAAAAGCCTTAGCATCTACTTATACAAGGTATAGTCTACATAATAGTGCAGAATGTGATACAAAATTAAACATCAAGAATAATGCTATAATACATGGTGGCAAAGGAATTGCTGGAATAAGAGGAGATTCCTTATTAGATTACATATATTTGAATACAAGTACTTTAATAATGGACGTTTATATTGCTTGTTGTAATACAGATGATTCAATGAGTGTATGgcaagataataaagatagtttACTAGCTATGATAAAAGAAGTATCGAAGGGTGTTCAAGGatacattattaatgaaaataatgaaccTATTGATAATGCTATTTTATCTTATGATGATTCTGTGCATCAAATCAGAAGTGGAACAATAGGAGCATATTGGATTTTATTACCTCCTGGAAGTCATAATATTACTGCTACTGCATCTGGATATATACAACAAACAAGATTAGTTTCTGTACCGGACATAAAtaagtttataaatttaacttttaaGTTAAGACGCGATGAAAGTATTTTTGGATTGCCAAGATTGGTCTTCATTATAATTGCTG gtACTGTATGTTTAGCTATTGTTGTTTGTGGCATTTGTATTTGTGCAATATGTCAATCTACTCAAAATTCAGAGAAAAACTATAGAAGGGCTTATGCATTTAGTTTACTTAAAGATGGAACAAGCTTCTTTGAAAATGATGAGAAggaaattgaaatattcagAAGACCATTGAATG attctATTTTGAagtatgaagaaaaattaagaattacAAAACCATATTTTGATGAAGATAATGCATCCAGTTCTGATGATGGAAGTGACCTTGAATTTATAAGACCAGAACAAGAGTGCAATGATAAAGTTTTACAAAAAACGTGA